In Colletotrichum higginsianum IMI 349063 chromosome 3, whole genome shotgun sequence, a genomic segment contains:
- a CDS encoding glutaminyl-tRNA synthetase, whose product MADAAADPTAKLTESTAKLQLDEETGEMVSKGELKKRMAKRAKKAASEKAKAAKDAVAKAVGAGDSKPAPKPKAKPEEVVMDPEAMFKQGFLQEVYKERPSENVVTRFPPEPNGYLHIGHAKAIAVNFGFAKYHGGVCYLRYDDTNPEKEEERYFTAIEEMVRWLGFTPYKITYSSDNFQKLYDLAEKMITLEKAYVCYCGDTEIKLQRGGEKGASPRFRCEHANHTVEENLQKFRDMKDGKYKPREAFLRMKQDITDGNPQMWDLAAYRIKTDTPHHRTGWDWKIYPTYDFTHCLCDSFEGITHSLCTTEFVQSRVSYEWLNKTLGVYEPMQREYGRLGITGTVLSKRKILKLVEEKIVRGWDDPRLYTLIGIKRRGVPPRAILDFVNELGVTTSVSVIQIKRFEQTVRKYLERTVPRLMMVLDPIRVVIEDAEPADVELAFSPKDPNMGSHTIKFTPTVYIDRADFREVDSKDYFRLAPNKTVGLLNAPFPIKATSYTKDETTGKVTEIRAVFDKETKKPKAYINWVGTEGSKKVEARIHNSLFKSEKPDDAEGGFLNDINPESEVIYPDALIESGFDEVKRRAPWPEAAGESELGMGGPESVRFQATRVAYFAVDSDSTDDKIILNRIVSLKEDAGKV is encoded by the exons ATGGCGGACGCTGCAGCGGACCCCACTGCCAAGCTGACCGAGTCGACGGCCAAGCTTCAGCTCGATgaggagacgggcgagaTGGTCAGCAAGGGCgagctgaagaagagaaTGGCGAAGCGAGCAAAGAAGGCCGCCTCGGAGAAGGCTAAAGCCGCCAAGGATGCTGTCGCAAAGGCCGTCGGTGCCGGTGACAGCAAGCCTGCGCCCAAGCCCAAGGCGAAGCCTGAGGAGGTTGTTATGGATCCCGAGGCCATGTTCAAGCAGGGCTTCCTCCAGGAGGTCTACAAGGAGAGGCCGTCGGAGAATGTCGTGACGCGATTCCCTCCTGAGCCCAACGGCTA CTTGCACATTGGCCATGCCAAGGCCATTGCCGTCAACTTTGGTTTCGCAAAGTACCACGGTGGTGTTTGCTACCTGAGGTACGACGACACGAAccccgagaaggaggaggagaggtaCTTCACTGCCATCGAGGAGATGGTGAGGTGGCTGGGCTTTACCCCCTACAAGATCACCTACTCCAGCGACAACTTCCAGAAGCTGTACgacctggccgagaagatgatTACGCTGGAGAAGGCCTACGTCTGCTACTGTGGAG ACACCGAGATCAAGCTtcagcgcggcggcgagaagggcgCCTCCCCTCGATTCCGATGCGAGCACGCCAACCACACCGTCGAGGAGAACCTCCAGAAATTCAGAGACATGAAGGACGGGAAATACAAGCCCAGGGAGGCTTTTTTGCGCATGAAGCAGGACATCACCGACGGTAACCCCCAGATGTGGGACTTGGCGGCATACCGCATCAAGACGGACACGCCGCACCACCGCACCGGCTGGGACTGGAAGATCTACCCGACGTACGACTTCACGCACTGCCTGTGCGATAGCTTCGAGGGCATCACGCATTCCCTGTGCACGACCGAGTTCGTCCAGAGCCGCGTCTCGTACGAGTGGCTGAACAAGACGCTTGGCGTCTACGAGCCCATGCAGCGCGAGTACGGCCGCCTGGGCATCACCGGCACCGTGCTTTCCAAGAGGAAGATTCTCAAGCTagtcgaggagaagatcgTCCGTGGCTGGGACGACCCCCGTCTGTACACGCTCATCGGCATCAAGCGCCGCGGCGTGCCTCCTCGGGCCATCCTCGACTTCGTCAACGAGCTCGGTGTCACcacctccgtctccgtcatCCAGATCAAGCGCTTCGAGCAGACGGTGCGTAAGTACCTCGAGCGCACCGTGCCCAGACTGATGATGGTGCTGGACCCCATCcgcgtcgtcatcgaggatgccgagcccgccgacgtcgagctggCCTTCTCGCCCAAGGACCCCAACATGGGATCGCACACCATCAAGTTCACGCCCACCGTGTACATCGACCGAGCCGACTTCAGAGAGGTCGACAGCAAGGACTACTTCCGTCTCGCCCCCAACAAGACGGTCGGTCTTCTCAACGCCCCCTTCCCGATCAAGGCCACTTCGTACACCAAGGACGAGACCACGGGCAAGGTGACGGAGATccgcgccgtcttcgacaaggagacgaagaagcccaaggccTACATCAACTGGGTCGGCACCGAGGGCTCCAAGAAGGTTGAGGCGCGCATCCACAACTCATTGTTCAAGAGCGAGAAGCCCGACGACGCTGAGGGTGGTTTCCTGAACGACATCAACCCCGAGAGCGAGGTCATCTACCCCGACGCGCTCATCGAGAGCGGCTTCGACGAGGTCAAGCGTCGCGCGCCGTggcccgaggccgccggcgagagCGAGCTGGGCATGGGCGGGCCGGAGAGCGTGCGCTTCCAGGCTACTCGTGTCGCCTACTTT GCCGTTGATTCCGACAGCACCGACGACAAGATCATCCTCAACCGTATCGTTTCGCTGAAGGAGGATGCTGGAAAGGTCTGA
- a CDS encoding EC87 protein, which produces MRAAFAIVTVLAATASAFFDGPCVDTECGAPDRAALNCEQDGMVCVPFPKISIEERLGCACSIA; this is translated from the coding sequence ATGCGtgccgccttcgccatcgtcaccgtcctcgccgccaccgcctcggccttcttcgacgGTCCCTGCGTCGACACCGAGTGCGGTGCACCCGACAGGGCCGCGCTCAACTGCGAGCAGGATGGCATGGTCTGCGTGCCCTTCCCCAAAATCTCCATCGAGGAGCGCCTTGGCTGCGCCTGCAGCATCGCGTAG
- a CDS encoding Macro domain-containing protein: MATTAAADIPTVELLYKLGKLTPSSQPLYTPNASHNQKVAVTRGDITRLAVDAIVNAANGSLLGGGGVDGAIHRAAGRGLLQECKTLNGCATGSAKITGAYNLPCKKVIHTVGPVYDELNPAPAQHHLENCYRTSLALAVQHGCRTVAFSAISTGIYGYPSYEAAPIAAEVVRDFLDGEDGDKLDKVIFCTFEMKDVNAYNEALPVFFPPPDQTAAPKQTDDGPTQEQADEADAIAAELPSVPKTDPAQ, encoded by the exons ATGGccaccactgccgccgccgacatcccGACTGTCGAGCTCCTCTACAAGCTCGGCAAGCTTACGCCTTCGTCGCAGCCCCTCTACACCCCGAACGCGTCGCACAACCAAAAGGTAGCCGTCACCCGCGGCGACATCACGCGgctcgccgttgacgccatcgtcaacgccgcAAACGGctccctcctcggcggtggcggcgtcgacggcgccatccatcgcgccgccggccgcggcctccTCCAGGAGTGCAAGACCCTGAACGGGTGCGCCACCGGCTCCGCCAAGATCACGGGCGCCTACAACCTGCCCTGCAAGAAGGTCATCCACACCGTCGGCCCCGTCTACGACGAGCTCAACCCGGCGCCCGCCCAGCACCACCTCGAAAACTGCTACCGGACGAGcctggccctcgccgtccagcACGGCTGCCGCACCGTCGCTTTCAGCGCCATTAGCACCGGCATTTACGGATACCCCAGTTACGAGGCTGCGCCCATTGCCGCCGAAGTTGTTAGAGACTTTCTTGAcggggaagacggcgacAAGCTCGACAAGGTCATCTTCTGCACCTTTGAGATGAAGGACGTCAATGCCTACAACGAGGCTCTCCC AgtcttcttccctccccccgacCAGACCGCTGCTCCCAAGCagaccgacgacggcccgACCCAGGAGcaagccgacgaggccgatgccATTGCCGCGGAGCTGCCCAGTGTTCCCAAGACCGATCCCGCCCAGTAG
- a CDS encoding Poly polymerase, with the protein MDLLDELDTIARLAATHSEDTEPTSDDSLFGYTYFEAAQKMQEHRSHFARWQASENHWEMVRADQEAQGHDKESYEYSYTLSPIQSPAAAASQTKKKARPATYLLKLEGPFSDPETVKRAGGVSAAPPSRLIGIDDTGAAASFCKVGEATKKSLLTQLSRIGSSFQPTFYPVWYFFYETLADPAVLKSRLGVEPVYHPAKTRGGVLTTWGGKYRALVDGPAYGTGPWRAMPFLSPTRTRRMRSGATRQTTTKVVRCVIDMGEGEEVRGLTFRFIGDADA; encoded by the exons ATGgatctcctcgacgagctcgatACCATAGCCCGGTTGGCCGCCACACACTCAGAAGACACCGAGCCGACCTCTGACGAC TCTCTCTTCGGCTACACCTACTTCGAAGCCGCGCAGAAGATGCAGGAGCACCGGTCCCACTTTGCGCGCTGGCAGGCGTCTGAAAATCACTGGGAGATGGTCCGCGCAGACCAGGAGGCCCAAGGGCACGACAAGGAGTCGTATGAGTATTCTTACACCCTTTCCCCGATCCAGTCACCGGCGGCTGCCGCCTCGCAGACCAAAAAGAAGGCCAGGCCCGCGACCTACCTCCTCAAGCTGGAAGGCCCCTTCTCCGACCCCGAGACTGTGAAGCGGGCCGGAGGCGTCTCCGCCGCACCTCCCTCCCGGCTCATCGGCATTGACgacaccggcgccgcggcctccTTCTGCAAGGTTGGCGAGGCGACCAAGAAGTCTCTCCTCACCCAGCTCTCCCGGATCGGGTCATCTTTCCAGCCCACCTTC TACCCCGTCTGGTACTTCTTCTACGAGACCCTGGCCGACCCAGCCGTCCTGAAGAGCCGTCTCGGTGTCGAGCCGGTCTACCACCCCGCCAAGactcgcggcggcgtcctgACCACCTGGGGCGGCAAGTACAGGGCCTTGGTTGACGGGCCGGCCTACGGGACGGGACCGTGGAGGGCCATGCCTTTCTtgtcgccgacaaggaccaGGAGGATGCGCTCCGGTGCTACGAGACAGACAACTACGAAAGTCGTCCGGTGCGTGATCGATATGggtgagggcgaggaagtcAGGGGGCTCACGTTCCGGTTCATCGGGGACGCTGATGCCTGA
- a CDS encoding Peptidase s41 family protein → MRSSSIAVPALLVAAADHAAAFFPNTTAPVNGSEPCAAVGAAWAAQHATAPTVTPTVPAQLAHACLNSVPLGKEAAIELVDSLYPYLEWQSDAAYKADPPAGYDFPGYDLFAALSNIRENLVNDVYPGEYAFQSALYEEVFGPGHDGHFVYYPDLLTAVFEWTRERALVSISENGSSLPVIKIYEEVISTPETASAVKLINGIDAAKYLEDTVNKANWNRDANSAYNSMFFEKSGVAAGGGKGYFSSGGRVRYIYQGPNTTITFENGTEVAFENHARVKKDLTGVVDGPSFYAKFCNPQSPASKTPAGTITPNATAPAPVLPGYPAPVIVTSDGVVSGYFLEGEGFEDVAVVALTAFESASPAEFQQVTRDFYAAALAAGKTKLVIDFQQNGGGYILQGYDFFRQLFPDAVQDGFSRWKESDGFVAAAEIISDLVADLDLATSNDGDLISLAESWFNWRYDYNLTNQPFTSFADKFAPRVFQNTSYTALMRWNLDDPLTTSNATFGLGVEINGYGNLTGLPQPFEPENIVILYDGVCASTCTLASEFLRLHGGVKSVAFGGLPVEGPIEGVGGIKGSQVLDWSNIYSYTTFLLPYASTDAQKTAFARYDDLPLNRSLAAAVNVRDQVLRGNVDDGIPAQFVREDADCRLYWTLPMITDVAEVWKATAAAAFNGGKCAYGGIAKRDVSDRAEVTRRNYLAASRLQERDAVVRRDAPVVTDRFWQDKYMLKAID, encoded by the exons ATGCGAAGCTCCTCCATCGCCGTGCCGGCTCtgctggtcgccgccgccgaccacgccgccgccttcttccccaaCACCACGGCCCCGGTCAACGGCTCTGAGCCCTGTGCCGCCGTTGGTGCTGCCTGGGCTGCCCAGCACGCAACTGCCCCAACTG TCACGCCGACTGTACCGGCCCAACTGGCGCATGCCTGCCTCAACTCGGTCCCCTTGGGAAAGGAGGCCGCCATTGAGCTTGTGGACTCTTTGTACCCTTACCTAGAGTGGCAGAGTG ATGCCGCTTACAAGGCGGACCCCCCGGCCGGCTACGACTTCCCGGGCTACGACCTCTTCGCGGCCCTCTCCAACATCAGAGAGAACCTCGTCAACGATGTCTACCCCGGCGAGTACGCCTTCCAGTCCGCGCTTTACGAAGAGGTCTTCGGTCCCGGCCACGACGGCCACTTCGTCTACTACCCCGACCTGCTCACGGCCGTCTTCGAATGGACTCGCGAGCGGGCTCTGGTGTCCATCAGCGAGAACGGCTCTTCCTTGCCTGTGATCAAGATCTATG AGGAAGTCATCTCGACGCCCGAGACGGCGTCTGCGGTGAAGCTCATCaacggcatcgacgccgccaagtaTTTGGAGGACACCGTCAACAAGGCCAACTGGAATCGCGATGCCAACTCGGCTTACAACTCCATGTTCTTCGAGAAGTCTGGCGTGGCCGCTGGCGGCGGAAAAGGCTACTTCAGCTCCGGCGGTCGTGTTCG CTACATCTACCAGGGACCCAACACGACAATCACATTCGAGAACGGCACCGAGGTCGCGTTCGAGAACCACGCCCGCGTCAAGAAGGACCTCACcggcgtcgttgacggcCCGTCCTTTTACGCCAAGTTCTGCAACCCGCAGAGCCCGGCGTCCAAGACCCCAGCCGGTACCATCACCCCGAACGCCACCGCCCCGGCCCCCGTTCTGCCGGGCTACCCGGCCCCGGTCATCGTGACCAgtgacggcgtcgtctcCGGCTacttcctcgagggcgaaggcttcgaggacgtcgccgtcgtcgccctcacGGCCTTTGAGAGCGCCAGCCCCGCCGAGTTCCAACAGGTCACGCGGGACTTCTAcgcggccgccctcgccgccggcaagacgAAGCTCGTCATCGACTTCCAgcagaacggcggcggctacaTCCTCCAGGGCTACGACTTCTTCCGTCAGCTCTTCCCGGACGCCGTGCAGGATGGCTTCTCCCGCTGGAAGGAGAGCgacggcttcgtcgccgccgccgagatcatCTCGGACCTCGTCGCGGACCTGGACCTCGCCACCAGTaacgacggcgacctgaTCAGTCTCGCCGAGAGCTGGTTCAACTGGCGCTACGACTACAACCTCACCAACCAGCCCTTCACCTCCTTCGCCGACAAGTTCGCGCCCCGCGTCTTCCAGAACACGTCGTACACCGCCCTGATGCGCTGGAACCTCGACGATCCCTTGACCACCTCCAACGCCACTTTCGGCCTCGGTGTCGAGATCAACGGCTACGGTAACCTCACCGGTCTCCCGCAGCCCTTTGAGCCCGAGAACATCGTCATCCTCTACGACGGCGTTTGTGCTTCCACCTGCACTCTGGCCTCCGAGTTCCTCCGCCtccacggcggcgtcaagTCCGTCGCCTTCGGCGGCCTCCCCGTCGAAGGGCCgatcgagggcgtcggcggcatcaaggGCTCTCAGGTGCTCGACTGGAGCAACATCTACTCCTACACCACCTTCCTCCTGCCCTACGCCTCGACCGACGCGCAAAAGACCGCCTTCGCCCGCTACGACGACCTGCCCCTGAACCGcagcctcgccgccgccgtgaaCGTCCGCGACCAGGTCCTCCGCGgcaacgtcgacgacggcatcccCGCCCAGTTCGTccgcgaggacgccgactGCCGCCTGTACTGGACGCTTCCCATGATCacggacgtcgccgaggtctgGAAGgcgactgcggcggcggccttcaaCGGCGGCAAGTGCGCGTACGGCGGCATCGCGAAGAGGGACGTGTCCGACAGGGCCGAGGTCACGCGCAGGAATTACCTGGCCGCCTCACGTCTGCAGGAGCGTGATGCGGTCGTCCGCCGCGACGCGCCGGTGGTTACGGACCGCTTCTGGCAGGACAAGTACATGTTGAAGGCAATTGACTAA